A stretch of Blautia liquoris DNA encodes these proteins:
- the eutA gene encoding ethanolamine ammonia-lyase reactivating factor EutA, with translation MREEILSVGIDIGTSTTQLIFSKLIIENRASEYAVPRIDIAEKKVVYRSKIYFTPLLSQTLIDTEKVKQLISDEYRRAGISPKDLKTGAVIITGETARKQNANSVLEALSDMAGDFVVATAGPDLESVLSAKGAGADKLSEEHRDVTANIDIGGGTSNIAFFQKGELKGTCCLDIGGRLIRVEEGRITYIYPGIQKLAEKHQIRIEEGDRADEKVLYRICEYMASQLAMALYTVEEDSIHKSMYTNEGAPLPKDPKITSVTFSGGVADCVYNKEEGNIFKYGDIGVLLGKAVKNNSSLQGLKIYPAAETIRATVVGAGTHTTNVSGSTISYTDGKLPIKNIPVLKVSAEEEQEPSKFLEAIRNRLFLYKTDDETEQVAIAFSGSYHTSFQQIQELAKLIAEGAGEIIQGPYPLILVIENDIAKVLGNAVNVLLERKKDVICIDGIHAGNGDYIDIGAPVADGRVVPVVTKTLIFNT, from the coding sequence ATGAGAGAAGAAATTTTAAGTGTTGGAATCGATATTGGAACCTCTACGACGCAGTTGATTTTCAGTAAACTAATTATTGAAAATCGGGCGAGTGAGTATGCTGTACCGCGTATCGACATTGCCGAGAAAAAGGTTGTATATCGCAGTAAGATTTATTTTACGCCTCTTTTGTCACAGACTCTGATTGACACAGAAAAAGTAAAACAGTTGATATCCGATGAGTACCGAAGAGCCGGTATCAGTCCGAAAGATCTAAAGACAGGAGCCGTGATCATCACAGGAGAGACAGCCAGAAAGCAAAATGCAAACAGTGTGCTGGAAGCATTAAGTGATATGGCCGGAGATTTTGTTGTAGCCACCGCAGGACCGGATTTGGAATCTGTCCTGTCTGCAAAGGGGGCGGGAGCGGATAAACTCTCTGAGGAACATAGAGATGTGACAGCCAATATCGACATCGGAGGCGGTACCAGCAATATTGCCTTTTTCCAGAAAGGGGAACTGAAGGGTACCTGCTGTCTGGACATCGGCGGGCGTCTGATCCGCGTTGAAGAGGGGCGGATTACCTATATTTATCCCGGAATACAAAAACTGGCAGAAAAGCATCAGATTCGAATCGAAGAGGGGGATCGGGCAGATGAAAAGGTTCTTTATCGAATCTGTGAATATATGGCTTCACAGCTGGCGATGGCACTTTATACAGTCGAGGAAGATTCAATACATAAGTCGATGTATACCAATGAGGGAGCTCCGCTTCCAAAAGATCCAAAGATCACGTCAGTGACTTTCTCAGGGGGAGTGGCAGATTGTGTGTACAACAAAGAAGAAGGAAATATTTTTAAATATGGAGATATCGGTGTCCTGTTGGGAAAGGCTGTGAAGAACAACAGCTCTCTGCAAGGACTTAAGATATATCCGGCAGCCGAAACAATCAGAGCCACCGTGGTCGGCGCCGGAACACATACTACTAATGTGAGCGGCAGTACCATCAGCTATACCGATGGAAAACTACCTATCAAAAACATCCCGGTTCTCAAGGTTTCCGCGGAGGAGGAACAAGAACCATCAAAATTTTTGGAGGCAATACGAAACAGACTGTTTTTGTATAAGACAGATGACGAGACAGAACAGGTGGCAATTGCATTCTCAGGAAGTTATCATACAAGTTTCCAACAGATTCAGGAACTTGCGAAGCTGATTGCAGAGGGTGCAGGTGAGATCATTCAGGGGCCTTATCCGCTCATACTGGTGATCGAAAATGACATTGCCAAGGTTTTGGGCAATGCAGTCAATGTTTTGTTGGAACGGAAAAAAGATGTAATATGCATCGATGGAATTCATGCCGGAAATGGCGATTATATTGATATCGGTGCACCTGTTGCGGATGGCAGGGTTGTTCCGGTGGTGACAAAAACACTGATCTTCAATACATGA